From the Pseudorasbora parva isolate DD20220531a chromosome 2, ASM2467924v1, whole genome shotgun sequence genome, the window acacagatcgcttgctgaaggatcagaagctagttcctgtttgttttcacggacgctttatattataattatatatatattataaatatatatattaatttgatataataaaatgtttgtgtaatCTGTTCGATTTCATTATTaagaaatgtataatttttttgctCCTTTTTGGTAAATTTTGACATTTATGTATGAGCCAATATACAGTAgtgaaaaacagcaatatttaagtatgatttgacagtgtattttaatataaatcaaaaatataaaagatgtgcatgatagccgacacctggatgaacactgtacagttggatttatgactgtaaattattccattcaaatgttattgagctctaaattatgacatatttatgtatgagccaatatacagtagtgaaaaacagcaatatttaagtatgacttgacagtgtattttaatataaatcaaaaatataaaagatgtgcatgatagccgacacctggatgaacactatacagttggatttatgactgtaaattattccattcaaatgttattgagGTCTAAAAtatgacatatttatgtatgagccaatatacagtagtgaaaacagcaatatttaagtatgatttgacagtgtattttaatacaaatcaaaaatataaaagatgtgcatgatagccgacacctggatgaacactgtacagttggatttatgacagtaaattattccattcaaatgttattgagctctaaattatgacatatttatgtatgaGCCAATATATAGTAgtgaaaacagcaatatttaagtatgatttgacagtgtattttaatacaaatcaaaaatataaaagatgtgcatgatagccgacacctggatgaacactgtacagttggatttatgactgtaaattattccattcaaatgttattgagctctaaaatatgacatatttatgtatgagccaatatacagtagtgaaaaacagcaatatttaagtATGATTTGACAGTGTATCTTAATacaaatcaaaaatataaaagatgtgcatgatagccgacacctggatgaacactgtacagttggatttatgacagtaaattattccattcaaatgttattgagctctaaaatatgacatatttatgtatgagccaatatacagtagtgaaaaacagcaatatttaagtATGATTTGACAGTGTATCTTAATacaaatcaaaaatataaaagatgtgcatgatagccgacacctggatgaacactatacagttggatttatgactgtaaattattccattcaaatgttattgagctctaaattatgacatatttatgtatgagccaatatacagtagtgaaaaacagcaatatttaagtatgatttgacagtgtattttaatataaatcaaaaatataaaagatgtgcatgatagccgacacctggatgaacactgtacagttggatttatgacagtaaattattccattcaaatgttattgagctctaaaatatgacatatttatgtatgagccaatatacagtagtgaaaaacagcaatatttaagtATGATTTGACAGTGTATCTTAATacaaatcaaaaatataaaagatgtgcatgatagccgacacctggatgaacactatacagttggatttatgactgtaaattattccattcaaatgttattgagctctaaaatatgacatatttatgtatgaGCCAATATATAGTAgtgaaaacagcaatatttaagtatgatttgacagtgtattttaatacaaatcaaaaatataaaagatgtgcatgatagccgacacctggatgaacactgtacagttggatttatgactgtaaattattccattcaaatgttattgagctctaaaatatgacatatttatgtatgagccaatatacagtagtgaaaaacagcaatatttaagtatgatttgacagtgtattttaatataaatcaaaaatataaaagatgtgcatgatagccgacacctggatgaacactgtacagttggatttatgacagtaaattattccattcaaatgttattgagctctaaattatgacatatttatgtatgaGCCAATATATAGTAgtgaaaacagcaatatttaagtatgatttgacagtgtattttaatacaaatcaaaaatataaaagatgtgcatgatagccgacacctggatgaacactgtacagttggatttatgactgtaaattattccattcaaatgttattgagctctaaattatgacatatttatgtatgaGCCAATATATAGTAgtgaaaacagcaatatttaagtatgatttgacagtgtattttaatacaaatcaaaaatataaaagatgtgcatgatagccgacacctggatgaacactgtacagttggatttatgactgtaaattattccattcaaatgttattgagctctaaaatatgacatatttatgtatgagccaatatacagtagtgaaaaacagcaatatttaagtatgatttgacagtgtattttaatataaatcaaaaatataaaagatgtgcatgatagccgacacctggatgaacactgtacagttggatttatgacagtaaattattccattcaaatgttattgagctctaaattatgacatatttatgtatgaGCCAATATATAGTAgtgaaaacagcaatatttaagtatgatttgacagtgtattttaatacaaatcaaaaatataaaagatgtgcatgatagccgacacctggatgaacactgtacagttggatttatgactgtaaattattccattcaaatgttattgagctctaaaatatgacatatttatgtatgagccaatatacagtagtgaaaaacagcaatatttaagtatgatttgacagtgtattttaatacaaatcaaaaatataaaagatgtgcatgatagccgacacctggatgaacactgtacagttggatttatgactgtaaattattccattcaaatgttattgagctctaaaatatgacatttatgtatgagccaatatacagtagtgaaaaacagcaatatttaagtatgatttgacagtgtattttaatataaatcaaaaatataaaagatgtgcatgatagccgacacctggatgaacactgtacagttggatttatgactgtaaattattccattcaaatgttattgagctctaaattatgacatatttatgtatgagccaatatatagtgaaaaacagcaatatttaagtatgatttgacagtgtattttaatataaatcaaaaatataaaagatgtgcatgatagccgacacctggatgaacactgtacagttggatttatgactgtaaattattccattcaaatgttattgagctctaaaatatgacatatttatgtatgagccaatatacagtagtgaaaaacagcaatatttaagtatgatttgacagtgtattttaatataaattaaaaaatataaaagatgtgcatgATTGCTGTCACCTGGATGAACACTGTACAGTtggatttatgactgtaaattattccattcaaatgttattgagctctaaaatatgacatatttatgtatgaGCCAATATATAGTAgtgaaaacagcaatatttaagtatgatttgacagtgtatcttaatataaatcaaaaatataaaagatgtgcatgatagccgacacctggatgaacactgtacagttggatttatgactgtaaattattccattcaaatgttattgagctctaaattatgacatatttatgtatgagccaatatacagtagtgaaaaacagcaatatttaagtatgatttgacagtgtattttaatataaatcaaaaatataaaagatgtgcatgatagccgacacctggatgaacactgtacagttggatttatgactgtaaattattccattcaaatgttattgaaGTTTGAAACGTGCATACCAATGTCGTATGCAACTTTAGAGACGGTCCCTAAATTTGCGAATATCAAACGTCTAACGTCAAACCAACTTCATGCCAGTTAAATATTCGGCGTCCGTTATATTCGGCGTCCGTTACTACCGTATAACACGTTCCCCTGCGGTTTTGAAACAATGTTGCCAAAACCCGCCcatatggaaaataatgatagAGAAAACAGGGCAGTCCGCCAGTCGTAGCTGTCAACTGTGTTTATAGTGACAGTGtgttcatttgtgttcaacagttttattatgtttaaatgAACTTGGTTATTAGTTTCTGACCCTCGTTTATCATACTGGACTgctgttttactgtataattgCAGTGCCCGCCCTTGTTCACCGTATTTCCTCTATACATCAGTTTGTTGaacatacatttgcacataaacATGTTATGAAATGGACGCTATCGCATTTGCAGTTTCAGAAAGAAAGTGTATACAAAACCATTTAAGATATTAACAAATTAGCTGCTGTTTAGCAATATCGCATTTTGATATGCTGAATCTCAAATCCTTTTTCAAAGGCTGGTAGTTGGACGAAGATACTAAATAATATTTGTGATGCAATGGTCTTTGTGGTTTTCAGTGTTTTCCACCCCGTTCTCTATTGTCGAAAATGAGAGATCCCCTACAATAGTTGTTGCAAATGAAAATGGAGGATATGTCTCTGTCAGGCCTGGATAACACCAAGCTAGAGGTAAATAaattgtttttctgtttttcgttgttgttgttgttttgttcatcTGAATGCACGTGTTTACATAAGTGGTTTTATGCAGGCTTCTTACCACTAAAATCCACATGGTCAGATACATATGTTATGTGTGTCCGCTTTAACCCAGGCCCTAAAAGTATTGCCTGTAGCATTTATGAttccatttcatttatttatatgaatcttctctcctttgtttttttgtttttgttggggGTGTAGGCCTTGGCTCATGACGTTTACTCTGACCTAGTGGAAGATGCCTGTTTAGGGCTGTGCTTTGAGGTGCACAGGGCGGTCAAACAGGGCTATTTCTTCCTGGATGATACGGACCAAGAAAGTATGAAGGATTTTGGTGAGTCAGTCACATGAAAATATGCAAATTGATTATTCCTAAAACATGGGATGCATGATTTCAAAATGTGTCTCTATTTAATGTTTTCGCTGATGTAGAAATAGTGGACCAGCCAGGTGTAGACATCTTCGGGCAGGTGTACAACCAGTGGAAGAATAAGGAGTGTGTGTGTCCCAATTGCAGCCGGAGTATCGCGGCCTCTCGATTTGCTCCTCATCTGGAGAAGTGTCTCGGTATGGGCCGTAACAGCAGCCGAATAGCCAATCGCAGGTCAGTGGACTGTTGACGCTATTTAGCTCACTTTATGTACTTATACATGGGAACTTGCATCATTATTCGATAAAGGGAATGCTTAAATATTTGAcaaattatttactcaccctattGTCATTACAAATCTGTATACTGtgatatttttccttgttttgtttatttctgtgattttGTTCCATTGACATGCACTGGTGGGAATATATGAAAAGTTGGGGCGTGTGGGGACACATTTcaaatcattatttttcatatataacACATGGAATTTTATTGATTGGCAAATTCTGGTGAAGTTTCAAAGCATTGAAGGCCGTTGTTCTGCTCTCTTTTTACAGaatagccagcagcaataacacaAGCAAGTCAGAAAGTGATCAGGAAGACAATGATGATATCAATGACAACGACTGGTCCTATGGTTCAGAAAAGAAAGGTGAGCTCATCCAGTCTGTCTGCCTGCTTCCCACACagctgtttgttttttatttagtgaaacCTTGATTTCAATAATCATGAATAACAGTTTATTAACTGCTTATTTTTCACAGCCAAGAAGAGAAAGTCAGAAAAggtataactttttttttgttgagacaAGCACTTGTTAAAAATTCAACCCAaatattctaaattatgatattTTGTAAGTTTGTAAACGTATTGAAAATGATGATAAAATAAATCTTTGTGTATCCTAGAATCCAAACTCTCCCAGGAGATCCAAATCTCTAAAGCATAAGAATGGTTGGTTTTATTCTGATTGAGTTGTTTATCCAGTGCACTATTTGACAGACACCAGTCTTCACTTGAGCGTGTTAtgagtgtattttttttctggCTGCAGGAGAGCTCAGCGGCAGTGTAAATCCAGACCTGTACAAGGTGAGATGATTAGCTAAAGTATTTTGGTCATCGCTTTCACTGTTGCCTTAATAACTGCAGTATTACAGCAATATTCTTTCACTTTCTCACTCATGTAGTATAACTACAGCTCTGGCATCAGTTATGAGACTTTGGGACCTGAGGA encodes:
- the atxn7l3a gene encoding ataxin-7-like protein 3 isoform X1 → MKMEDMSLSGLDNTKLEALAHDVYSDLVEDACLGLCFEVHRAVKQGYFFLDDTDQESMKDFEIVDQPGVDIFGQVYNQWKNKECVCPNCSRSIAASRFAPHLEKCLGMGRNSSRIANRRIASSNNTSKSESDQEDNDDINDNDWSYGSEKKAKKRKSEKNPNSPRRSKSLKHKNGELSGSVNPDLYKYNYSSGISYETLGPEELRSILTTQCGVVSEHTKKMCTRSQRCPQHTDEQRRAVRVFLLGPSASTLPDADSMLENDGYDAPDGQLIMSRLQWDGSSDISPSDSASSKASTNNSESKRTKKKKKPSTLSLTAAGVGGERDKGQERERGDRVVGGGSGSSSSQNALGLSSRKKRPKLPVPPAPSIYDDMN
- the atxn7l3a gene encoding ataxin-7-like protein 3 isoform X2; this translates as MKMEDMSLSGLDNTKLEALAHDVYSDLVEDACLGLCFEVHRAVKQGYFFLDDTDQESMKDFEIVDQPGVDIFGQVYNQWKNKECVCPNCSRSIAASRFAPHLEKCLGMGRNSSRIANRRIASSNNTSKSESDQEDNDDINDNDWSYGSEKKAKKRKSEKNPNSPRRSKSLKHKNGELSGSVNPDLYKYNYSSGISYETLGPEELRSILTTQCGVVSEHTKKMCTRSTLPDADSMLENDGYDAPDGQLIMSRLQWDGSSDISPSDSASSKASTNNSESKRTKKKKKPSTLSLTAAGVGGERDKGQERERGDRVVGGGSGSSSSQNALGLSSRKKRPKLPVPPAPSIYDDMN